The genomic window ACGTGAACGAAGCCGGAGTATGCCGCCGCTCCCACCTTCCACCGGGCAGCACCGAGCGCAGAACCGGAGTACCGGCCCTCGCCGCCACGTCGTAACGCAGCGTGTCCAGGGTGACGAACAGCAGGTCATGGGTGCCGATCAGCTCACGCATGCCGCCACCTGCGCGTCATAGGTGTCCTGCCCGTCGGCCAGCACCCCGGGAAGCAGGTCGCCGAACGCGTTCACCTCGGCGACCGCGTGCCCCCGCCACCCGGCCCGGAACATCAGATCCACCCCCACCTGCCCGGTACGGGGGAAACAGTCGGCCACGCGCTCACAGGTCGCCATCGCGGCGGCCCACTCCCGCTCCCCGGCGGCCGCCCGCACCGCGGCCACGTCACCACGGGCGTTGCCCAGGTGCAGGTTCGTCATCGGTGACCGGCTGGTGCGCACCACCACGTGCCGGGCCCGCCCGGCGATCACCACCACCCGCAGGTCGAGGACCCGGCCGACGAGCGCGGCTTTCGGGAACCACCGCTCCACGTGCAGCCCGTCCGGAGCCAGCCGGTCGACGATCGACGCGATGACCGGCTCGTCGTCGTACCGCCGAACTGCCAGGTTGTTGAAGAGTGACCCACCGCTGACCTCGACCGAGGTGACCGCGGTGACCCGCTTCCCG from Actinoplanes derwentensis includes these protein-coding regions:
- a CDS encoding STM4014 family protein, which translates into the protein MRLAVVGNPENRRVALFRAAVERAGLPAPEIFPWRDVLTSGRVPGPGTLVRIESPGEDAEVDRLLRELGSGRPAGAAEHGQIVGGAAAFAGLRAALARIEAGGGRLLSRPADILTMTDKPRCHALLSAAGVPVPEALGPIDGWAALRASGWRRVFVKPSHGSSASGVMAVAIAGKRVTAVTSVEVSGGSLFNNLAVRRYDDEPVIASIVDRLAPDGLHVERWFPKAALVGRVLDLRVVVIAGRARHVVVRTSRSPMTNLHLGNARGDVAAVRAAAGEREWAAAMATCERVADCFPRTGQVGVDLMFRAGWRGHAVAEVNAFGDLLPGVLADGQDTYDAQVAACVS